From a single Phalacrocorax carbo chromosome 10, bPhaCar2.1, whole genome shotgun sequence genomic region:
- the LOC104045677 gene encoding lysosomal alpha-glucosidase isoform X2 → MKSYQKLTTAVPQPVACRVEEEGAGPMPTGRGKLAPSWVGSGLLVAAMLLSTITVWVLRQVSGGWLGPALPPKCLLVPENHRFDCYPERRVVVTQELCESRGCCFIESTPPVGGKRGMPWCFYPPDFPSYTLESLNQTALGMVGLLMRREKTYYPRDIEMLRLDVEFETDTRLHIKITDAANPRYEVPLEIPRAMKRAENPIYSLDFSWDPFGVLLRRRATGTVLLNTTVAPLIFADQFLQIATSLPSRFLYGLGEHSGTFLHSLDWSTLTLWARDVSPMESFNLYGAHPFYLLMEEGGDAHGVFLLNSNAMEVALQPAPGLTWRTIGGVLDFYIFLGPDPNMVIQQYQQVIGFPAMPPFWALGFHLCRWGYGSSNETWQTVRAMRNYQIPQDAQWNDIDYMDGYRDFTLDSQKFASLPSLVEDLHKHGQRYVIILDPGISSTNPHGSYWPFDEGLRRGLFLNTTQGQPLIGQVWPGFTAFPDFSNPDTHQWWLENLQRFHAHVPFDGLWIDMNEPSNFMDGSEDGCPPGELDSPPYTPAVLGDSLSAKTVCASAKQKASVHYNLHNLYGLMEAKATASALIQIRGKRPFVISRSTFPSQGRYSGHWLGDNRSQWKDMYYSIPGLLSFSLFGIPLVGADICGFSGSTSEELCTRWMQLGAFYPFARNHNTQNEKAQDPTVFSPAARTAMKNVLLTRYSLLPFLYTLFHWAHLQGDTVARPLFFEFPQDVATLGLDRQFLWGRSLLVTPVLEPGVDSVTGYVPRGVWYDFYTGSSVNSSGEMLKMSAPLEHLNLHVREGAILPTQKPGTTSEATRGNPLRLIVALSSSATAWGDLFWDDGESLDTFEQGSYSYLVFNVTQNIFTSTILHSSTEATKVTIGTLSIFGVQEAPSKVLLNGQEKPFSYLDNQVLTVNDLGLSLSQGFSLQWL, encoded by the exons ATGAAGTCGTACCAGAAGCTGACGACGGCGGTGCCGCAGCCAGTGGCATGCCgggtggaggaggaaggggctggcCCGATGCCCACTGGCCGCGGGAAGCTGGCCCCGTCATGGGTGGGCAGCgggctgctggtggctgccATGCTGCTGAGCACCATCACTGTCTGGGTGCTTCGGCAAGTATCAGGGGGATGGCTCGGGCCCGCACTGCCCCCCAAATGTCTCCTGGTACCTGAAAACCACCGCTTTGACTGCTACCCGGAGCGGCGCGTGGTGGTGACCCAGGAGCTCTGTGAAAGCCGGGGATGTTGCTTCATTGAGAGCACCCCACCAGTGGGGGGCAAGCGGGGGATGCCCTGGTGCTTCTACCCCCCCGACTTCCCCAGCTACACCCTGGAGAGCCTCAACCAGACGGCGCTAGGCATGGTGGGGCTGCTGATGCGGAGGGAGAAGACCTATTACCCCCGGGACATCGAGATGCTGAGGCTGGATGTGGAGTTTGAGACAGACACACGGCTGCACATCAAG ATAACAGATGCGGCCAACCCACGGTATGAGGTTCCTCTCGAGATTCCCCGGGCGATGAAGAGAGCGGAAAACCCCATCTACAGTCTGGACTTCTCCTGGGACCCCTTTGGTGTGCTGCTGCGGCGCAGGGCAACAGGGACGGTGCT GCTCAACACCACCGTGGCCCCTTTGATCTTCGCTGACCAGTTTCTCCAGATAGCCACGTCACTCCCATCCAGGTTCCTCTACGGACTAGGGGAGCACAGTGGCACCTTCCTGCACAGCCTGGACTGGAGCACCCTCACGCTGTGGGCACGCGACGTCTCTCCCATG GAATCATTCAACCTCTATGGTGCTCACCCCTTCTACCTGCTGATGGAGGAGGGTGGAGATGCTCATGGGGTTTTCCTCCTCAACAGCAACGCAATGG AGGTGGCCCTGCAGCCCGCTCCAGGCCTGACTTGGAGGACCATTGGGGGGGTACTGGATTTTTACATCTTCCTGGGGCCTGATCCCAACATGGTCATCCAGCAGTACCAGCAGGTGATAG GTTTCCCAGCCATGCCACCCTTCTGGGCGCTTGGCTTCCACCTCTGCCGCTGGGGCTATGGGTCCAGCAATGAGACCTGGCAGACCGTGAGAGCCATGAGGAACTACCAGATCCCGCAG GATGCACAGTGGAATGACATCGATTACATGGATGGGTACCGGGACTTCACCCTTGATTCTCAGAAGTTTGCCTCCCTCCCCTCGCTGGTGGAAGACCTCCACAAACATGGGCAGCGCTACGTTATCATCTTG GATCCCGGTATCAGTAGCACCAACCCTCATGGCTCCTACTGGCCTTTTGATGAAGGCTTGAGACGGGGCTTATTCCTAAACACGACCCAAGGGCAGCCGCTCATCGGGCAG GTCTGGCCCGGCTTCACCGCCTTCCCAGATTTCTCCAACCCGGACACACACCAGTGGTGGCTGGAGAACCTGCAGCGCTTCCATGCCCATGTGCCCTTCGATGGCCTCTGGATC gaCATGAATGAGCCATCCAACTTCATGGATGGGTCTGAAGATGGCTGCCCCCCAGGAGAGCTCGACAGTCCACCGTACACCCCGG CCGTGCTGGGTGATTCCCTTTCTGCAAAGACGGTGTGTGCCTCGGCGAAGCAGAAAGCCTCAGTGCACTACAACCTCCACAACCTCTATGGGCTGATGGAAGCCAAAGCCACGGCAAG TGCATTGATCCAGATCCGGGGGAAGCGCCCCTTTGTCATCTCCCGTTCCACCTTCCCCAGCCAGGGCCGGTACTCGGGACACTGGCTGGGTGACAACCGGAGCCAGTGGAAGGACATGTATTACTCCATCCCAG GGCTGCTGAGCTTCAGCCTCTTCGGCATCCCGCTGGTCGGGGCGGACATCTGCGGCTTCTCCGGCAGCACCTCAGAGGAGCTGTGCACCCGCTGGATGCAGCTTGGAGCCTTCTACCCCTTTGCCCGCAACCACAACACCCAGAATGAGAAG GCCCAGGACCCAACAGTGTTCAGTCCTGCAGCGAGAACAGCTATGAAGAATGTGCTGCTGACCCGCTactccctcctgcccttcctctaCACCCTGTTCCACTGGGCCCACTTGCAAGGGGATACTGTCGCCCGGCCCTTGTTCTTTGA GTTCCCCCAGGATGTGGCCACCTTGGGGCTAGACAGGCAGTTCCTATGGGGCCGGAGCCTGCTGGTGACACCGGTGCTGGAGCCCGGGGTGGACTCCGTCACAGGCTATGTCCCCCGAGGCGTGTGGTATGACTTCTACACG GGCTCCTCGGTGAACAGCAGTGGGGAGATGCTGAAGATGTCAGCCCCGCTGGAGCACCTCAACCTGCATGTCAGGGAGGGTGCCATCCTGCCCACCCAG AAACCAGGCACCACCAGCGAGGCAACCCGAGGGAATCCCCTGCGCCTCATCGTGGCCTTGTCCTCGAGTGCCACTGCCTGGGGGGACCTCTTCTGGGACGATGGCGAGAGCCTGGACACCTTCGAGCAGGGCAGCTACTCCTACCTGGTGTTCAATGTCACGCAG AACATCTTCACCTCCACCATCCTCCACTCCAGCACTGAGGCCACCAAGGTCACCATTGGCACACTGAGCATCTTTGGGGTGCAGGAGGCACCCAGCAAGGTCCTCCTGAATGGCCAGGAGAAGCCCTTCTCCTACCTGGACAACCAG GTTCTCACTGTGAATGACCTTGGCCTCAGCCTCAGCCAGGGCTTCTCCCTGCAGTGGCTGTGA
- the LOC104045677 gene encoding lysosomal alpha-glucosidase isoform X1: MSRGDTSVTRTMKSYQKLTTAVPQPVACRVEEEGAGPMPTGRGKLAPSWVGSGLLVAAMLLSTITVWVLRQVSGGWLGPALPPKCLLVPENHRFDCYPERRVVVTQELCESRGCCFIESTPPVGGKRGMPWCFYPPDFPSYTLESLNQTALGMVGLLMRREKTYYPRDIEMLRLDVEFETDTRLHIKITDAANPRYEVPLEIPRAMKRAENPIYSLDFSWDPFGVLLRRRATGTVLLNTTVAPLIFADQFLQIATSLPSRFLYGLGEHSGTFLHSLDWSTLTLWARDVSPMESFNLYGAHPFYLLMEEGGDAHGVFLLNSNAMEVALQPAPGLTWRTIGGVLDFYIFLGPDPNMVIQQYQQVIGFPAMPPFWALGFHLCRWGYGSSNETWQTVRAMRNYQIPQDAQWNDIDYMDGYRDFTLDSQKFASLPSLVEDLHKHGQRYVIILDPGISSTNPHGSYWPFDEGLRRGLFLNTTQGQPLIGQVWPGFTAFPDFSNPDTHQWWLENLQRFHAHVPFDGLWIDMNEPSNFMDGSEDGCPPGELDSPPYTPAVLGDSLSAKTVCASAKQKASVHYNLHNLYGLMEAKATASALIQIRGKRPFVISRSTFPSQGRYSGHWLGDNRSQWKDMYYSIPGLLSFSLFGIPLVGADICGFSGSTSEELCTRWMQLGAFYPFARNHNTQNEKAQDPTVFSPAARTAMKNVLLTRYSLLPFLYTLFHWAHLQGDTVARPLFFEFPQDVATLGLDRQFLWGRSLLVTPVLEPGVDSVTGYVPRGVWYDFYTGSSVNSSGEMLKMSAPLEHLNLHVREGAILPTQKPGTTSEATRGNPLRLIVALSSSATAWGDLFWDDGESLDTFEQGSYSYLVFNVTQNIFTSTILHSSTEATKVTIGTLSIFGVQEAPSKVLLNGQEKPFSYLDNQVLTVNDLGLSLSQGFSLQWL; this comes from the exons ATGTCAAGAGGAGACACGAGTGT CACCAGGACGATGAAGTCGTACCAGAAGCTGACGACGGCGGTGCCGCAGCCAGTGGCATGCCgggtggaggaggaaggggctggcCCGATGCCCACTGGCCGCGGGAAGCTGGCCCCGTCATGGGTGGGCAGCgggctgctggtggctgccATGCTGCTGAGCACCATCACTGTCTGGGTGCTTCGGCAAGTATCAGGGGGATGGCTCGGGCCCGCACTGCCCCCCAAATGTCTCCTGGTACCTGAAAACCACCGCTTTGACTGCTACCCGGAGCGGCGCGTGGTGGTGACCCAGGAGCTCTGTGAAAGCCGGGGATGTTGCTTCATTGAGAGCACCCCACCAGTGGGGGGCAAGCGGGGGATGCCCTGGTGCTTCTACCCCCCCGACTTCCCCAGCTACACCCTGGAGAGCCTCAACCAGACGGCGCTAGGCATGGTGGGGCTGCTGATGCGGAGGGAGAAGACCTATTACCCCCGGGACATCGAGATGCTGAGGCTGGATGTGGAGTTTGAGACAGACACACGGCTGCACATCAAG ATAACAGATGCGGCCAACCCACGGTATGAGGTTCCTCTCGAGATTCCCCGGGCGATGAAGAGAGCGGAAAACCCCATCTACAGTCTGGACTTCTCCTGGGACCCCTTTGGTGTGCTGCTGCGGCGCAGGGCAACAGGGACGGTGCT GCTCAACACCACCGTGGCCCCTTTGATCTTCGCTGACCAGTTTCTCCAGATAGCCACGTCACTCCCATCCAGGTTCCTCTACGGACTAGGGGAGCACAGTGGCACCTTCCTGCACAGCCTGGACTGGAGCACCCTCACGCTGTGGGCACGCGACGTCTCTCCCATG GAATCATTCAACCTCTATGGTGCTCACCCCTTCTACCTGCTGATGGAGGAGGGTGGAGATGCTCATGGGGTTTTCCTCCTCAACAGCAACGCAATGG AGGTGGCCCTGCAGCCCGCTCCAGGCCTGACTTGGAGGACCATTGGGGGGGTACTGGATTTTTACATCTTCCTGGGGCCTGATCCCAACATGGTCATCCAGCAGTACCAGCAGGTGATAG GTTTCCCAGCCATGCCACCCTTCTGGGCGCTTGGCTTCCACCTCTGCCGCTGGGGCTATGGGTCCAGCAATGAGACCTGGCAGACCGTGAGAGCCATGAGGAACTACCAGATCCCGCAG GATGCACAGTGGAATGACATCGATTACATGGATGGGTACCGGGACTTCACCCTTGATTCTCAGAAGTTTGCCTCCCTCCCCTCGCTGGTGGAAGACCTCCACAAACATGGGCAGCGCTACGTTATCATCTTG GATCCCGGTATCAGTAGCACCAACCCTCATGGCTCCTACTGGCCTTTTGATGAAGGCTTGAGACGGGGCTTATTCCTAAACACGACCCAAGGGCAGCCGCTCATCGGGCAG GTCTGGCCCGGCTTCACCGCCTTCCCAGATTTCTCCAACCCGGACACACACCAGTGGTGGCTGGAGAACCTGCAGCGCTTCCATGCCCATGTGCCCTTCGATGGCCTCTGGATC gaCATGAATGAGCCATCCAACTTCATGGATGGGTCTGAAGATGGCTGCCCCCCAGGAGAGCTCGACAGTCCACCGTACACCCCGG CCGTGCTGGGTGATTCCCTTTCTGCAAAGACGGTGTGTGCCTCGGCGAAGCAGAAAGCCTCAGTGCACTACAACCTCCACAACCTCTATGGGCTGATGGAAGCCAAAGCCACGGCAAG TGCATTGATCCAGATCCGGGGGAAGCGCCCCTTTGTCATCTCCCGTTCCACCTTCCCCAGCCAGGGCCGGTACTCGGGACACTGGCTGGGTGACAACCGGAGCCAGTGGAAGGACATGTATTACTCCATCCCAG GGCTGCTGAGCTTCAGCCTCTTCGGCATCCCGCTGGTCGGGGCGGACATCTGCGGCTTCTCCGGCAGCACCTCAGAGGAGCTGTGCACCCGCTGGATGCAGCTTGGAGCCTTCTACCCCTTTGCCCGCAACCACAACACCCAGAATGAGAAG GCCCAGGACCCAACAGTGTTCAGTCCTGCAGCGAGAACAGCTATGAAGAATGTGCTGCTGACCCGCTactccctcctgcccttcctctaCACCCTGTTCCACTGGGCCCACTTGCAAGGGGATACTGTCGCCCGGCCCTTGTTCTTTGA GTTCCCCCAGGATGTGGCCACCTTGGGGCTAGACAGGCAGTTCCTATGGGGCCGGAGCCTGCTGGTGACACCGGTGCTGGAGCCCGGGGTGGACTCCGTCACAGGCTATGTCCCCCGAGGCGTGTGGTATGACTTCTACACG GGCTCCTCGGTGAACAGCAGTGGGGAGATGCTGAAGATGTCAGCCCCGCTGGAGCACCTCAACCTGCATGTCAGGGAGGGTGCCATCCTGCCCACCCAG AAACCAGGCACCACCAGCGAGGCAACCCGAGGGAATCCCCTGCGCCTCATCGTGGCCTTGTCCTCGAGTGCCACTGCCTGGGGGGACCTCTTCTGGGACGATGGCGAGAGCCTGGACACCTTCGAGCAGGGCAGCTACTCCTACCTGGTGTTCAATGTCACGCAG AACATCTTCACCTCCACCATCCTCCACTCCAGCACTGAGGCCACCAAGGTCACCATTGGCACACTGAGCATCTTTGGGGTGCAGGAGGCACCCAGCAAGGTCCTCCTGAATGGCCAGGAGAAGCCCTTCTCCTACCTGGACAACCAG GTTCTCACTGTGAATGACCTTGGCCTCAGCCTCAGCCAGGGCTTCTCCCTGCAGTGGCTGTGA